The Mycolicibacterium sp. MU0050 genome segment GGCCTCATCTCCGACATCTGGCTGGCCAACCTGCTCGCCTTCATCAGCGGGCGGGTGTCCGCCGAGGAGACCCGTGACCGCATCGACCGGGCCGTTCATCGGCTACTCGACAGCGCCGCCGCGCACTCCGAGGAACCGTAACGATACTCCTAGTATCGCAGCGATACCTGCCGTACCCTTAGGGGTGCGACTCGATGATGCGTCGAAGGAGAACGCCATGTACACCCAGTGGATCGAAGATTGTGTCGTGCAACGGGTTTCGGTGCGCGACGGCTTGGTACTCGACCTGGACGACTACAACGAAGTCGTCATCTCGCGCCCCCTGCTGCTCACTCTGCCCGCAGCAGATCGCTTTCCCGCCGAGGCAGTCCTCATCAATCCCTTGCAGATCTCGGTCTACGAGCGCCCGCTGCTGAACCTGGCCGGCGCAGTGTGCACCCAGGCCTGGTCCGGTGACGACGGGGGGTTGCACCTGGGCTTCTCCCGTGGTCACCGCATCGACGTCGACCCCGACGAGCAGTTCACCGCGTGGGAGCTGTACGGCAAGCGGCACGGCTACATGGCCTGTCTGCCGCACGGGCGTGTCCGCGTGGTCCGACACGACATCCCCGAAAG includes the following:
- a CDS encoding DUF6188 family protein, which encodes MYTQWIEDCVVQRVSVRDGLVLDLDDYNEVVISRPLLLTLPAADRFPAEAVLINPLQISVYERPLLNLAGAVCTQAWSGDDGGLHLGFSRGHRIDVDPDEQFTAWELYGKRHGYMACLPHGRVRVVRHDIPESDDANIVNR